A region from the Nocardioides coralli genome encodes:
- the lipB gene encoding lipoyl(octanoyl) transferase LipB yields MEQAVADFRIAGLGEDAVDYLAAWDLQREVHAEVAADGRDTVLLLEHPPVFTCGKRTDPHERPLDSGGAPVIDVDRGGKITFHGPGQLVGYPIVTLPDHVKVVDYVRRVEEALIRVCAELGVDTARVPGRSGVWLQADDRGPERKIAAIGIRVSRGVTMHGFALNCDVDLGWYDRFVPCGIADAGVTSLSQELGRDVTVTDVVPLVERHLSAFLAWQPYDATPDYDPRPEPGRGSHIPLVTPAGRG; encoded by the coding sequence GTGGAGCAGGCAGTGGCGGACTTCAGGATCGCGGGCCTCGGCGAGGACGCGGTCGACTACCTCGCGGCCTGGGACCTGCAGCGTGAGGTCCACGCGGAGGTCGCCGCAGATGGCCGAGACACCGTGCTGCTGCTGGAGCACCCGCCGGTGTTCACCTGCGGCAAGCGCACCGACCCCCACGAGCGGCCGCTCGACTCCGGCGGCGCCCCCGTCATCGACGTCGACCGGGGCGGCAAGATCACCTTCCACGGGCCCGGCCAGCTGGTCGGCTACCCCATCGTCACCCTGCCCGACCACGTCAAGGTCGTCGACTACGTCCGCCGGGTGGAGGAGGCCCTGATCCGGGTCTGCGCCGAGCTGGGTGTGGACACCGCCCGGGTGCCGGGCCGCAGCGGGGTGTGGCTGCAGGCGGACGACCGCGGACCGGAGCGCAAGATCGCCGCCATCGGCATCCGGGTCAGCCGCGGCGTCACCATGCACGGCTTCGCCCTCAACTGCGACGTCGACCTGGGGTGGTACGACCGGTTCGTGCCGTGCGGCATCGCCGACGCCGGCGTCACCTCGCTCTCCCAGGAGCTGGGTCGCGACGTCACCGTCACCGACGTGGTCCCGCTGGTGGAGCGACACCTGTCGGCGTTCCTCGCGTGGCAGCCCTACGACGCCACCCCCGACTACGACCCGCGGCCGGAGCCCGGCCGCGGGTCGCACATCCCCCTGGTGACGCCAGCCGGTCGCGGCTAG